Proteins from a single region of Apium graveolens cultivar Ventura chromosome 7, ASM990537v1, whole genome shotgun sequence:
- the LOC141674942 gene encoding putative serine/threonine-protein kinase PBL11 — protein MSNTVGASQVLTPSTSNNSKSFADKKFIWLGLIAASLLLVIGALIYVSIRKRFFRACMQSPKQKKDDLDAEKLMLRRFQMEELVKATNNFSRGCLIGSGAFGNVYVGTFDVEGTLAIKKARADSYTSTDEFRNGKQQITQHAKLASQKVKLLSRVKHPNLVGLVGYCEEEGPKEAQVLVYEYVQNGSLLEYIVGRGGRFLTWRQRVNIAIGAAKGIAHLHEGINPSIIHRDIKPSNILIGEGFEAKVSDFGLVKSGPTGDQSHVSSQIKGTPGYLDPAYCSSLHLSPFSDVYSFGVILLQLIAARPAVDTATNGSNYHIIQWARPSLEKCSVEDILDANLLLEPCNMEVMLKMGQLGLRCVVKVPKQRPTMTQVWQELEAALHIADTCIPKHPVKRRSIGVSHGSMVEQDDSDSGVEFQRFHVDMDTDHSASLRCLDTTAVSIDIDKVTSRGIRQQMSISMDEELSIPRY, from the exons ATGTCGAACACAGTGGGAGCCTCGCAAGTGCTCACACCTTCAACCTCGAATAATTCAAAATCATTTGCTGATAAAAAATTTATCTGGTTAGGGCTTATAGCTGCCAGCTTATTACTTGTAATTGGTGCCTTGATATACGTATCCATCAGGAAGAGGTTTTTTCGTGCATGCATGCAAAGCCCCAAGCAGAAGAAAG ATGATCTAGATGCAGAGAAACTGATGTTGAGGCGGTTCCAAATGGAAGAGTTAGTTAAGGCCACTAATAATTTCAGCAGAGGTTGCTTGATAGGTTCTGGTGCATTTGGAAATGTGTATGTAGGAACTTTTGATGTAGAGGGAACACTCGCAATCAAGAAAGCCCGTGCTGATTCCTATACAAGCACCGATGAATTTAGAAATGGTAAGCAACAAATTACACAGCACGCAAAACTGGCTTCACAAA AGGTAAAGTTGCTTTCAAGAGTGAAGCACCCAAACCTTGTGGGTTTAGTAGGATACTGCGAGGAAGAGG GGCCGAAAGAAGCACAAGTCTTGGTTTATGAATATGTTCAAAATGGTTCACTACTTGAATACATTGTGG GAAGAGGAGGAAGGTTTTTGACATGGAGGCAAAGAGTAAATATAGCTATTGGGGCTGCTAAAG GCATTGCTCATTTGCATGAAGGGATCAACCCCAGCATCATTCATCGTGATATTAAACCAAGTAATATATTGATAGGGGAGGGGTTCGAGGCTAAGGTTTCGGATTTTGGGCTAGTGAAATCTGGTCCCACCGGTGATCAATCCCATGTTAGCAGTCAGATCAAAGGGACACCAGGGTATCTAGACCCTGCCTATTGTTCAAGTTTACATTTGAGTCCATTTAGTGATGTCTACAGCTTTGGAGTTATACTTCTACAGCTTATTGCTGCCCGGCCTGCAGTTGACACAGCCACAAATGGCTCCAACTATCATATTATCCAGTGG GCAAGGCCTAGTTTAGAGAAATGCAGTGTAGAAGATATATTGGATGCTAATCTTTTACTAGAACCATGCAACATGGAAGTAATGCTGAAAATGGGACAGCTAGGCCTAAGATGTGTAGTTAAAGTTCCTAAACAGAGACCTACGATGACTCAAGTTTGGCAAGAACTGGAAGCAGCCCTTCATATAGCAGATACTTGCATTCCAAAACACCCAGTAAAGCGTAGATCGATAGGAGTTTCTCATGGGTCGATGGTGGAACAAGACGATTCTGATAGTGGGGTTGAATTTCAAAGGTTTCATGTGGATATGGATACCGATCACAGTGCAAGCTTGAGATGTCTTGATACAACTGCTGTAAGTATTGACATTGACAAAGTCACATCACGAGGGATTAGACAACAAATGAGCATAAGTATGGATGAGGAATTAAGTATACCTCGTTATTAA